The Tardiphaga alba genome includes a window with the following:
- a CDS encoding type II toxin-antitoxin system TacA family antitoxin, translating into MPASTPKTTKRELKKERIELRVAASAKELIQRAMSVSGLTAGDLAYEGARRVLDEHQRMVLTGADRDAFLDAVASRPEPTAKLVAALRRHHDIMG; encoded by the coding sequence ATGCCCGCCTCGACACCAAAGACAACAAAGCGCGAACTCAAGAAGGAGCGCATCGAGCTGCGCGTTGCTGCATCAGCCAAAGAGCTGATCCAGCGCGCCATGAGCGTGAGCGGCCTAACCGCGGGCGATCTTGCTTATGAAGGTGCCCGGCGTGTACTCGACGAACACCAGCGTATGGTGCTGACAGGCGCAGACCGCGATGCGTTCCTCGATGCCGTTGCCAGTCGTCCGGAGCCTACTGCCAAGTTGGTAGCGGCACTGCGCAGACATCACGACATCATGGGCTGA
- a CDS encoding alpha/beta hydrolase family protein produces the protein MRLPDASPDDAFSDDITIVAADGFSLGATLYLPRGVRTHAVLINSATAVPRKIYKGFASYLASRGCAVLTYDYRGTGDSRPKGTTSLRGFRASMTDWAALDVVAAVDWMRERYKLPLGFVGHSFGGQALGLIPNNAEVSRALLVAAQAGTWRLMTPPENYRIYALMKFIGPSLAQVMGYAPGKIGLGLDLPKNVFLEWAKWVTSDNYFFDDRKLRALVNFPRYRGALRALSFTDDPWATRAAVEMLCAGFTSIKPDIDSIRPIEAGSDKIGHFGFFRPEHRDTLWRGAAEWLQMEE, from the coding sequence ATGAGACTGCCGGACGCGTCTCCTGACGACGCATTTTCCGACGACATCACGATTGTGGCCGCTGACGGATTTTCGCTGGGGGCAACGCTGTATCTGCCCCGTGGCGTCAGGACGCATGCGGTGCTGATCAACTCCGCCACCGCCGTACCACGGAAAATCTACAAGGGTTTTGCCAGCTATCTGGCGTCCCGCGGTTGTGCCGTCCTCACTTACGACTATCGCGGCACCGGCGATTCCCGGCCCAAGGGCACGACCTCGCTGCGCGGCTTCCGGGCCTCCATGACCGATTGGGCGGCGCTCGATGTGGTGGCCGCGGTGGACTGGATGCGCGAGCGCTACAAGCTGCCGCTCGGCTTTGTCGGCCATTCCTTCGGCGGCCAGGCGCTGGGGCTGATCCCGAACAATGCCGAAGTGTCGCGCGCACTGCTGGTGGCCGCGCAGGCAGGCACATGGCGGCTGATGACGCCGCCGGAGAACTACCGCATCTACGCGCTGATGAAATTCATCGGACCATCACTGGCACAGGTGATGGGCTATGCGCCCGGCAAGATCGGGCTCGGCCTCGACCTGCCGAAGAACGTATTCCTCGAATGGGCTAAATGGGTCACCAGCGACAACTACTTCTTCGACGACCGCAAGCTGCGCGCACTCGTGAATTTCCCCCGCTATCGCGGCGCGCTGCGCGCACTGAGCTTCACCGATGATCCATGGGCGACGCGTGCGGCCGTGGAGATGCTGTGCGCAGGTTTTACCTCGATCAAGCCGGATATCGATTCAATCCGACCGATCGAGGCCGGCAGCGACAAGATCGGACATTTCGGTTTCTTCCGCCCGGAGCATCGCGACACGCTGTGGCGCGGGGCGGCGGAATGGCTGCAGATGGAAGAGTAA
- a CDS encoding class II 3-deoxy-7-phosphoheptulonate synthase: MSERWTPESWRGKPVMQMPEYPDAKALGDVEAQLATFPPLVFAGEARNLKKQLARVANGEAFLLQGGDCAESFAEHGANNIRDFFRAFLQMSVVLTYAGALPVVKVGRIAGQFAKPRSSPIEKANGQELPSYRGDIINDIAFTAESRVPDPQRQLMAYRQSAATLNLLRAFASGGFANLGSVHQWMLGFLKDSQQSRRYKELADRISDALNFMRACGLDLEAHPELRSTDFYTSHEALLLGYEQAFTRVDSTTGDWYATSGHMLWIGDRTRQLDHAHVEYFRGIKNPIGLKCGPSLKSDELLKLIDILNPDNEPGRLTLINRFGHEKVGEHLPGFVRAVQKEGRKVVWSCDPMHGNTITSNSGYKTRPFDRILSEVKSFFQIHQAEGTHAGGVHLEMTGQNVTECTGGARAITDEDLNDRYHTVCDPRLNAEQSIDMAFLIAELLKTSRTGKEQPLPVASGL; the protein is encoded by the coding sequence ATGTCCGAGCGGTGGACACCCGAGAGCTGGCGGGGCAAGCCCGTCATGCAGATGCCGGAATATCCGGATGCGAAGGCCCTAGGCGACGTCGAGGCGCAACTCGCCACGTTTCCGCCGCTGGTTTTTGCGGGTGAGGCCCGTAACCTGAAGAAGCAGCTCGCCCGAGTGGCCAACGGCGAGGCTTTCCTCCTGCAGGGCGGCGATTGCGCCGAAAGCTTCGCCGAGCATGGCGCGAACAATATTCGCGACTTCTTCCGCGCCTTCCTGCAGATGTCGGTCGTGCTCACTTATGCTGGCGCACTGCCGGTGGTGAAGGTCGGCCGCATCGCCGGCCAGTTCGCCAAGCCGCGTTCGTCGCCGATCGAGAAGGCGAACGGGCAGGAGCTGCCGAGCTATCGCGGTGACATCATCAACGACATCGCCTTCACGGCGGAATCGCGCGTGCCGGATCCGCAGCGCCAGCTGATGGCCTATCGCCAGTCGGCCGCGACGCTGAACCTGCTGCGCGCCTTCGCATCGGGTGGCTTTGCCAATCTCGGCAGCGTGCATCAGTGGATGCTCGGCTTCCTCAAGGATTCGCAGCAGTCGCGCCGTTACAAGGAACTGGCGGACCGTATCTCCGACGCGCTGAACTTCATGCGCGCCTGCGGACTCGATCTCGAGGCTCATCCGGAGCTGCGTTCGACGGATTTCTACACCAGCCATGAAGCGCTGCTGCTCGGCTATGAGCAGGCCTTCACCCGCGTGGATTCCACGACGGGCGATTGGTACGCGACCTCCGGCCACATGCTGTGGATCGGCGATCGCACGCGCCAGCTCGACCATGCGCATGTGGAATATTTCCGCGGCATCAAGAATCCGATCGGCCTTAAGTGCGGTCCGTCGCTCAAGTCGGATGAGCTGCTGAAGCTGATCGACATCCTGAACCCGGACAACGAGCCCGGCCGCCTGACCCTGATCAACCGCTTCGGCCATGAGAAGGTCGGCGAGCATTTGCCGGGCTTCGTTCGCGCGGTGCAGAAGGAAGGTCGCAAGGTGGTGTGGTCGTGTGATCCGATGCATGGCAACACGATCACGTCGAATTCGGGCTACAAGACTCGCCCATTCGACCGCATCCTGTCCGAGGTGAAGTCGTTCTTCCAGATCCACCAGGCCGAAGGCACCCATGCCGGCGGCGTGCATCTGGAAATGACCGGCCAGAACGTCACCGAATGCACCGGCGGCGCCCGCGCGATCACCGACGAGGACCTCAACGACCGCTATCACACCGTCTGCGATCCCCGCCTGAACGCCGAGCAGTCCATCGACATGGCGTTCCTGATCGCCGAGCTGCTCAAGACCTCGCGCACGGGCAAGGAGCAGCCGCTTCCGGTTGCGTCGGGCCTGTAA
- a CDS encoding diacylglycerol kinase encodes MNRLWRATINSWNGLRSGFTSERAIREEIVALVLSLPLAFLIGTTMARRIEMIAVVMLVLTVELLNTAIEKLADRVTMEHDSQIGRVKDLGSAAVAIALLIAGMVWLFALGERVGMF; translated from the coding sequence ATGAATCGGCTCTGGCGAGCCACCATCAACTCCTGGAATGGTCTCCGCTCCGGCTTTACGTCGGAGCGGGCCATTCGCGAGGAGATAGTTGCGCTTGTCCTGTCACTGCCGCTGGCTTTCCTGATAGGCACCACCATGGCCCGCCGCATCGAGATGATCGCGGTGGTGATGCTTGTCCTCACGGTCGAGCTGCTCAACACCGCTATCGAGAAACTGGCCGACCGGGTCACGATGGAGCACGATTCACAGATTGGTCGTGTGAAGGATCTAGGCTCCGCCGCTGTCGCCATCGCGCTTCTCATCGCCGGCATGGTGTGGCTGTTCGCGCTGGGTGAGCGGGTGGGGATGTTTTGA
- a CDS encoding NAD+ synthase has translation MTNTRFTITLAQLNPTVGDIAGNAEKARKARAQAKADSADVVVLPELFIAGYPPEDLVLKPAFQMACRAEVEALARETADGGPAMLVGTPWVDGGKLYNACALLDGGRIAAIRFKVNLPNYGVFDEKRVFARGSVSGPVTIRGLRVGVPICEDTWMEESADYEDVVETLTETGAEILIVPNGSPYARGKNDLRLSVQVARVTESHLPLVYLNQVGGQDELVFDGASFVLNGDRSLAVQLPSFTENITTITFEKTNDVWRCSGPIAKLPKGDEGDYAACVLGLRDYVNKNGFPGVLMGISGGIDSALCAAIAVDALGADRVRGIMLPFRYTAQVSLDDADKLAKAFGFRYEILPIADAVNGFEKILAETFKGYERDITEENLQARTRGTLLMAVSNKTGAMVVTTGNKSEMSVGYATLYGDMNGGFNPIKDLYKTQVFRISTLRNSWKPEGAMGPDGEVIPNNIIIRPPTAELRENQTDQDSLPPYEILDAILERLVEREQPLSEIVADGFEKDVVTRIDRLLNIAEYKRRQAAPGVKVTRKNFGRDRRYPITNRFRDLAQPLPKPDEDLITRPGKGTSEAFE, from the coding sequence ATGACAAATACCCGCTTCACCATCACGCTGGCCCAGCTCAATCCGACCGTGGGCGACATCGCCGGCAATGCCGAGAAAGCACGCAAGGCGCGCGCTCAGGCAAAAGCCGACAGTGCCGATGTCGTCGTGCTGCCCGAACTCTTCATTGCCGGCTATCCGCCGGAAGACCTCGTGCTCAAGCCGGCTTTCCAGATGGCCTGCCGGGCCGAGGTGGAGGCGCTTGCCCGCGAGACCGCCGATGGTGGCCCGGCGATGCTGGTCGGCACGCCCTGGGTCGATGGCGGCAAACTCTACAATGCCTGCGCGCTGCTCGATGGCGGCCGCATTGCGGCGATCCGCTTCAAGGTGAACCTTCCCAATTACGGCGTGTTCGACGAGAAGCGCGTGTTCGCCCGCGGCTCGGTGTCCGGGCCCGTCACCATTCGCGGCCTGCGCGTCGGCGTGCCGATCTGCGAAGACACCTGGATGGAAGAGTCCGCCGACTATGAGGACGTGGTCGAGACGCTGACCGAGACCGGCGCCGAAATCCTGATCGTGCCGAATGGCTCGCCCTATGCCCGCGGCAAGAATGATCTGCGTTTGTCCGTGCAGGTCGCGCGCGTCACCGAGAGTCATCTGCCTCTGGTCTATCTCAATCAGGTCGGCGGCCAGGACGAACTGGTGTTCGACGGCGCATCGTTCGTTTTGAACGGCGACCGCTCGCTCGCCGTGCAGCTGCCGTCCTTCACTGAGAACATCACCACCATCACGTTTGAGAAGACGAACGACGTCTGGCGCTGCAGCGGCCCGATCGCAAAACTGCCCAAGGGAGACGAGGGCGACTATGCCGCCTGCGTGCTCGGCCTGCGCGACTACGTCAACAAGAACGGTTTCCCCGGCGTGCTGATGGGCATTTCCGGCGGCATCGATAGCGCGCTGTGCGCAGCGATCGCAGTCGATGCGCTCGGTGCCGATCGCGTGCGTGGCATCATGCTTCCATTCCGTTACACGGCGCAGGTGTCGCTCGACGATGCCGACAAGCTCGCGAAGGCGTTCGGCTTCCGGTACGAGATACTGCCTATCGCTGATGCTGTGAACGGTTTTGAGAAGATCCTCGCCGAGACCTTTAAGGGCTATGAGCGCGATATCACCGAAGAGAACCTGCAGGCCCGAACCCGCGGCACGCTGTTGATGGCGGTGTCGAACAAGACTGGCGCCATGGTCGTGACGACCGGCAACAAGTCGGAAATGTCGGTGGGCTATGCCACGCTCTATGGCGACATGAATGGCGGCTTCAATCCGATCAAGGATCTCTACAAGACCCAGGTGTTCCGCATCTCGACGCTGCGCAACTCATGGAAGCCCGAAGGCGCTATGGGCCCGGATGGCGAGGTGATCCCGAACAACATCATCATCCGACCGCCGACCGCGGAGCTGCGCGAAAACCAGACCGACCAGGACTCGCTGCCGCCTTACGAGATCCTCGACGCCATCCTCGAACGCCTCGTCGAACGCGAGCAGCCGTTGTCCGAGATCGTTGCCGATGGTTTCGAGAAGGACGTGGTGACGCGCATCGATCGGCTGTTGAACATCGCCGAATACAAGCGTCGTCAGGCCGCGCCGGGCGTGAAGGTCACGCGCAAGAACTTTGGCCGCGACCGTCGCTATCCCATCACCAACCGTTTTCGCGATCTGGCCCAGCCACTGCCGAAGCCGGACGAAGATCTTATCACGCGACCGGGCAAGGGGACGAGCGAAGCTTTCGAATAG
- a CDS encoding VOC family protein, whose protein sequence is MSRAASVGAFAIVPSNDLKIAVAFWERLGFARAGGEGDYVIMAGWNCEVHVTQAGDGPWRVPEANPFGVFIRTPDVDAIAARVDDLIIRPGGILRHREWGMYEVGINGPDGLLVRIGWPSDLMKAE, encoded by the coding sequence ATGTCGCGTGCAGCTTCTGTCGGCGCGTTCGCCATCGTACCGAGCAACGATCTCAAGATCGCCGTCGCATTCTGGGAGCGGCTGGGTTTCGCACGCGCAGGCGGCGAGGGTGACTATGTCATCATGGCCGGATGGAATTGCGAGGTGCATGTGACGCAAGCGGGCGATGGTCCGTGGCGCGTGCCGGAAGCCAATCCCTTCGGCGTGTTCATTCGCACGCCCGATGTCGATGCCATCGCCGCACGGGTTGATGATCTGATCATCCGTCCCGGCGGCATCCTGCGCCACCGCGAATGGGGCATGTATGAAGTCGGCATCAACGGTCCCGATGGCCTGCTGGTCCGGATCGGATGGCCGTCGGATTTGATGAAAGCGGAGTAG
- a CDS encoding CaiB/BaiF CoA transferase family protein, translating to MSGPLAGIRVVEFGTLIAAPFAARLFAEFGAEVIKIEQPGSGDPLRTWRKLHQGTSVWWYLQSRNKKSIALDLKSPEGLAIARDLAASADVVIENFKPGGMEKLGLGWDVLSKLNPNLTLVRISGFGQTGPYRDKSGFGAIGEAMGGLRYTTGSPDAPPARVGVSIGDSLASLHGVMGALMSLLRVKTGQGGGQIVDVSLYESVFNMMESTVPEYALDGQIRTRSGGSLPGITPSNTYETADGQYAVIAGNSNAIFKRLMNVIGRPDLANDPALAHNDGRVPQTAMIDQAISDWTGTLGMDAVLDALEAADVPSGRIYSVADIVSDPHFIARDMILPATLPGGTEVKMPGISPKLSETPGEVKWQGPALGAHTDEVLAGIGRSADDIAQLRKAGVVG from the coding sequence GTGAGCGGACCACTCGCGGGCATTCGCGTCGTCGAATTCGGTACCTTGATCGCAGCGCCCTTCGCAGCGAGGCTGTTCGCGGAATTCGGCGCCGAGGTCATCAAGATCGAACAACCCGGATCGGGCGATCCCCTGCGCACCTGGCGCAAGCTGCATCAAGGCACGTCGGTGTGGTGGTATCTGCAGTCGCGCAACAAGAAGTCGATCGCACTCGATCTGAAGTCTCCTGAGGGCCTTGCGATCGCGCGCGATCTCGCGGCCTCCGCCGATGTCGTCATCGAGAATTTCAAGCCCGGCGGCATGGAGAAGCTCGGGCTCGGCTGGGACGTGCTGTCAAAGCTCAATCCCAACCTGACGCTGGTGCGCATTTCAGGCTTCGGCCAGACCGGCCCCTATCGTGACAAATCCGGCTTCGGCGCCATCGGTGAAGCGATGGGCGGGCTGCGCTACACCACCGGCAGCCCCGATGCGCCGCCCGCCCGCGTCGGCGTTTCCATCGGCGACAGCCTCGCCTCGCTGCATGGCGTGATGGGCGCGTTGATGTCGCTGCTCCGCGTGAAGACCGGACAAGGCGGCGGACAGATCGTCGATGTCTCGCTCTATGAGAGCGTGTTCAACATGATGGAAAGCACGGTGCCGGAATATGCGCTGGACGGACAGATCCGCACGCGCTCGGGCGGCTCGTTGCCGGGCATCACGCCGTCCAACACCTATGAGACCGCGGACGGCCAATATGCCGTCATCGCCGGCAACAGCAATGCGATCTTCAAGCGCTTGATGAATGTGATCGGGCGCCCCGATCTCGCAAACGATCCAGCCCTCGCCCATAATGATGGTCGCGTGCCGCAGACGGCCATGATCGATCAGGCGATCTCGGACTGGACCGGCACGCTCGGCATGGACGCCGTGCTCGACGCACTGGAAGCTGCGGATGTGCCGTCAGGCCGCATCTATTCGGTGGCCGATATCGTCAGCGATCCGCATTTCATCGCACGCGACATGATACTGCCGGCCACGCTGCCGGGCGGCACTGAAGTGAAGATGCCCGGCATTTCGCCAAAGCTTTCGGAAACGCCGGGCGAAGTGAAGTGGCAGGGTCCGGCGCTCGGTGCGCATACGGATGAGGTGCTGGCCGGCATCGGACGCAGCGCCGACGACATTGCCCAACTCCGCAAAGCCGGTGTGGTGGGATAG
- a CDS encoding DUF2865 domain-containing protein yields MSEPVTATLSRWAIICAALVGVTASNGDAVAQGAPPYPAQVYPPGQAQQQQSANPMCGRLEAQLSSIDRGNGLDPARADQIRRYEDSVSRQQSELDRVTQQARRMGCDSSGFFSLFSGQSAQCGPVNNQIQQMRGNLDQMTTSLERLRVGTPGSSDRDSQRRSVLLALAQNNCGPQYAAAARQQQQNSGPGGFLSNLFGNNESSPGDIPSGGDMMSAVPQGTFRTVCVRTCDGFYFPISFTTIPARFADDERACKAQCPASDANLYTYRNPGEDMNAAVSISGQPYSSSPNAFKYRTEFNPSCSCKAQGQTWSDALKNIDDKAAAQAAGDVIVTEERAKQMSQPQKGTPAALKKNAAPAQAAPAATPAQPAAPGNPGQIRQVGPQFLPNNTKQ; encoded by the coding sequence ATGTCTGAACCTGTGACTGCCACTCTTTCCCGCTGGGCCATCATCTGCGCCGCATTGGTCGGCGTCACCGCATCGAATGGCGACGCTGTCGCCCAAGGCGCGCCGCCCTACCCCGCACAGGTCTATCCGCCCGGCCAGGCGCAGCAGCAGCAATCCGCCAATCCGATGTGCGGACGTCTCGAAGCGCAACTGAGCAGCATTGATCGCGGCAACGGCCTCGATCCCGCGCGCGCCGACCAGATCCGTCGCTACGAAGACTCCGTCAGCCGCCAGCAAAGCGAGCTCGATCGCGTCACCCAGCAGGCCCGGCGCATGGGCTGCGACTCCTCGGGCTTCTTCTCGCTGTTTTCCGGCCAGTCCGCGCAATGCGGCCCGGTGAACAACCAGATCCAGCAGATGCGTGGCAATCTCGATCAGATGACCACGAGCCTCGAGCGCCTGCGCGTGGGCACGCCCGGCAGTTCGGATCGCGACAGCCAGCGCCGCTCGGTGTTGCTGGCACTCGCGCAGAACAATTGCGGCCCGCAATATGCTGCTGCTGCACGCCAGCAGCAGCAGAATTCCGGCCCCGGCGGCTTTCTCAGCAATCTGTTCGGCAACAATGAATCCAGCCCCGGCGATATCCCGTCGGGCGGCGACATGATGAGCGCGGTGCCGCAGGGCACGTTCCGCACCGTCTGCGTGCGTACCTGCGACGGCTTCTATTTCCCGATTTCCTTCACCACGATCCCGGCGCGCTTCGCCGATGACGAGCGCGCCTGCAAGGCGCAGTGCCCGGCCTCGGACGCCAATCTCTACACCTATCGCAATCCCGGCGAAGACATGAATGCCGCGGTCTCGATCTCGGGCCAGCCCTACTCGTCATCGCCGAATGCGTTCAAGTATCGCACCGAATTCAACCCGTCCTGCTCGTGCAAGGCGCAGGGTCAGACCTGGTCCGACGCGCTGAAGAACATCGATGACAAGGCCGCGGCGCAGGCCGCCGGCGACGTCATCGTCACCGAGGAACGCGCCAAGCAGATGTCGCAGCCGCAGAAGGGCACGCCGGCTGCGCTGAAGAAGAACGCGGCGCCTGCGCAGGCAGCTCCCGCCGCGACACCGGCGCAACCTGCAGCGCCCGGCAATCCCGGCCAGATCCGTCAGGTCGGCCCACAATTCCTGCCGAACAATACGAAGCAGTAG